A single genomic interval of Zobellia nedashkovskayae harbors:
- a CDS encoding TRAP transporter substrate-binding protein: protein MFLISGCGELGGNRTIRLAHGLDVNHSVHKAMVKMGEDLKELSGGKMLLEIYPNQQLGTERQCLELLQIGSLDMTKVSVGTLENFAPKMRVLGLPFLFRDRQHSFDVLDGPIGQELLNDGEQYWLKGLGYYDAGSRSFYTKDRPINNPDDLAGLKIRVMESVTAMDMVKDLGGSPTPISWGELYTALQQGVVDGAENNPPSFYLSRHYEVCKFYTLDEHTVLPDVLLAGTHLWDSLSEEEQGWLKKAVDGSVGYQRKLWGEAEDEALAEVEKAGVEIIRPDKTLFSEKIKDSFDKYKDDEVIYKLIQEIQATK from the coding sequence ATGTTTTTGATTAGCGGCTGTGGCGAACTTGGTGGAAACCGCACTATTCGTTTGGCCCACGGGTTAGACGTTAACCATTCTGTACATAAGGCCATGGTTAAAATGGGTGAGGACTTAAAGGAACTTTCTGGTGGTAAAATGCTATTGGAAATTTATCCAAACCAACAATTGGGCACCGAGCGCCAATGTCTTGAATTGCTTCAAATAGGAAGTTTAGATATGACCAAGGTGTCTGTGGGAACCCTTGAAAATTTTGCACCTAAAATGAGAGTGTTGGGTTTACCTTTCTTATTTAGAGATAGACAACATTCGTTTGATGTGCTTGACGGTCCTATTGGCCAAGAGTTATTGAATGACGGAGAACAGTACTGGCTTAAAGGATTGGGGTATTATGATGCGGGAAGCCGTAGTTTTTACACGAAAGACAGACCTATAAATAATCCGGATGATCTTGCGGGATTAAAAATCAGGGTTATGGAGAGTGTCACGGCCATGGATATGGTTAAGGACCTTGGAGGTTCGCCAACACCTATTTCTTGGGGTGAATTGTACACGGCATTACAACAGGGCGTGGTAGATGGAGCAGAAAATAATCCGCCTAGTTTCTATCTTTCCAGACACTACGAGGTTTGTAAATTTTACACTTTAGATGAACATACCGTACTACCAGATGTCTTATTAGCAGGTACTCATTTATGGGATAGCCTTTCTGAGGAAGAGCAAGGATGGTTAAAGAAAGCTGTTGATGGTTCAGTGGGTTACCAAAGAAAATTATGGGGAGAGGCGGAAGATGAAGCCCTAGCTGAGGTGGAAAAAGCTGGTGTTGAAATTATTAGACCAGATAAAACGCTCTTTTCGGAAAAAATAAAAGACTCGTTTGACAAATACAAGGATGACGAAGTTATCTACAAATTGATTCAAGAAATTCAAGCAACCAAATAA
- a CDS encoding TRAP transporter large permease: MEYLPIIVLVLSFVVLLAIGTPVAWSIAISSVLTMLVSIPVLPAFTTVSQRIGTGLDSFALLAIPLFILSGELMNKGGIAHRLIAFAKTLVGSLPGGLALINIVSAMLMGAIAGSAMAAASAMGSILGPEMEKEGYSREFGAAVNITAATTGLIIPPSNVLIVYSLASGGASIAALFLAGYIPGILTGLFLMIIASFWAKKKGYKVGKRSTLKEVFKTFVDALPSLFMLVVVIGGIVAGIFTATEASAIAVLYSMLLGFFYKEISLPRLPKILLDSASTTAIVMLLIGASMSMSWALSYENIPQEISSGLLGISDNKIVILLIINLLLLFVGIFMDMTPAVLIFTPIFLPVVTKLGLDPVHFGIIMVLNLCIGLCTPPVGSVLFVGVGIANTTIEKVIKPLLPLFIAMVIALLLVTYIPALSLWLPSLFDL, from the coding sequence ATGGAGTATTTACCAATTATAGTTTTGGTCCTGAGTTTTGTAGTTCTATTGGCCATAGGAACTCCCGTTGCATGGAGTATTGCCATATCATCTGTTCTTACCATGTTGGTAAGCATTCCTGTGTTACCGGCATTTACGACAGTTTCTCAACGAATAGGCACAGGTCTAGATAGTTTTGCCCTTTTAGCCATACCCTTATTTATTCTCTCGGGTGAACTAATGAACAAAGGGGGAATCGCACACCGGTTAATTGCTTTTGCAAAAACATTGGTGGGTTCCTTACCAGGTGGTTTGGCACTAATTAATATTGTTTCCGCCATGCTCATGGGAGCAATTGCTGGTTCAGCCATGGCAGCTGCTTCCGCTATGGGAAGTATTTTAGGTCCCGAAATGGAAAAGGAAGGGTATTCTCGTGAATTTGGTGCGGCCGTGAACATCACTGCAGCTACTACAGGTCTTATTATTCCTCCTAGTAATGTACTTATCGTGTATTCTTTGGCAAGTGGTGGGGCTTCTATTGCAGCTCTGTTCTTAGCAGGATATATTCCGGGTATATTAACAGGACTTTTTCTGATGATCATTGCTTCATTTTGGGCTAAGAAAAAGGGCTATAAAGTTGGAAAACGAAGCACGTTAAAAGAGGTTTTTAAAACTTTTGTTGATGCATTGCCTAGTCTTTTTATGCTGGTAGTAGTTATCGGTGGTATCGTGGCTGGTATTTTTACAGCGACAGAAGCATCGGCCATCGCGGTATTATACAGTATGTTGTTAGGATTTTTCTACAAGGAGATATCACTTCCTAGGCTTCCAAAAATTCTATTGGATTCCGCTTCTACTACAGCTATTGTAATGTTACTGATTGGGGCTTCTATGAGTATGTCTTGGGCCTTATCATACGAGAACATTCCGCAAGAAATTAGTTCAGGTCTTCTTGGTATAAGCGATAATAAAATTGTCATACTTCTTATCATCAACTTACTATTGTTGTTCGTGGGTATTTTTATGGATATGACTCCAGCAGTATTGATTTTTACACCAATCTTTTTACCGGTTGTAACAAAATTAGGATTGGATCCAGTACATTTTGGAATCATCATGGTTCTGAATCTTTGTATTGGTCTGTGTACGCCGCCTGTAGGCTCTGTACTCTTTGTGGGGGTTGGTATTGCCAACACAACCATAGAAAAAGTGATAAAACCGCTGTTGCCGCTGTTTATAGCTATGGTAATAGCACTGTTACTAGTAACCTACATTCCTGCACTAAGCCTTTGGTTGCCTAGTTTGTTTGATTTGTAG
- a CDS encoding TRAP transporter small permease, whose product MELRKNIDKVLAYFLVTIMGIMVLNVLWQVFSRFLLGSPSSFTDELARYLMIWVGILGAAYVSGKNLHVAIDVLPKRFSEGTQKKLQLIVHWLVILFSLGALVIGGSRLVYITHVLDQHSPALQVPLSLVYLVIPISGVLIIYYKISDLLKD is encoded by the coding sequence ATGGAATTAAGGAAAAACATTGATAAAGTGTTGGCCTATTTTCTCGTCACGATAATGGGAATAATGGTCTTAAACGTACTGTGGCAGGTATTCAGTCGGTTTTTATTGGGTTCACCAAGTTCATTTACAGATGAGCTAGCCAGATACCTAATGATTTGGGTTGGAATTTTAGGTGCCGCATACGTATCAGGTAAAAATCTTCACGTTGCAATTGATGTGTTGCCAAAGCGTTTCAGTGAGGGAACACAAAAGAAATTACAATTAATAGTGCATTGGTTGGTCATTCTGTTTAGTCTTGGAGCTTTGGTTATTGGTGGTTCTAGATTGGTTTACATTACTCACGTTTTGGACCAACATTCGCCAGCTTTACAAGTGCCATTATCTCTTGTTTACCTTGTGATTCCTATTAGCGGAGTGCTAATTATCTATTATAAAATTTCTGACCTTCTTAAAGACTAA
- a CDS encoding TonB-dependent receptor translates to MKKLLFILMLMPIVILAQEKTVSGTVNFNGEPLPGVNIVEKGTTNGVTTDFNGNYEITTTTNAVLEISYIGFKKQEVTIGENATINIVMEEDAQQLDNVVVQGFAGVMGKSRKRTASIQTTPESVTAFNSDGIEKAGINNVANFANLVPNLKLSESQAIGVNSLVIRGIPQIRNSDAPVAFVIDGVTIADPSLLNQELFDLALIEVVKGPQGALYGKNAIGGAINIYSKEPTNTMQNKVTLGYGNGNAITGGLVSSGAVKKDKIFYRLSTQYKNFDGLLTNEFLDKKVDFRKEFTLRGQMMFKLSSQFKASVTAQYIDSKGGATYYSTNPSSADNDFFAVGLDYLNPNPDKGDNVISQDTFGDSEMQNFYTNLNLEYSLENVKLQSITSYNNVKRKTVGDLDFIEVFWLDQGETNDTKSFNQELRLTNRRTDTKFDWSLGGFYQNIERPFFQSDYFLSDEWAVTDYVATFKTLAVFGFFDYKLTDKLTASAGLRFDSDRFDLDDLLNDQTDEKKENVLQPKVSLSYQSTENVLLYANYGRGYRAGGFNPKVTPLFNRDFKGEFSDNYEVGFKTSSWNNRFILNGSVFFSDFTNRQQFAITGDDFTPGNFNYDKSTIVGFEFDTKTRVSKYLDILFNYGFVKSKITEGGSTGGESGTERDLNQFNDKNTSLVPQNNFNLGLASNIPFNEKTTLDLSVNYNGTGKIYWEDSNSADYTSDAYQLLDAQATLSINKIKLSLWARNILDKKYYLEYSESGFGWLGTPATVGTTFTFSF, encoded by the coding sequence ATGAAAAAACTACTATTTATTTTAATGTTGATGCCAATCGTAATTTTGGCACAAGAAAAGACGGTAAGCGGCACCGTAAATTTTAACGGAGAGCCTTTGCCGGGGGTAAACATTGTTGAAAAAGGAACAACCAACGGGGTAACAACAGATTTCAATGGAAACTATGAGATTACCACCACTACCAATGCAGTATTGGAGATTTCGTATATCGGCTTCAAAAAACAAGAAGTAACGATAGGAGAGAACGCTACCATAAACATTGTTATGGAAGAAGATGCACAGCAATTAGACAATGTTGTGGTGCAGGGCTTTGCTGGTGTAATGGGTAAATCTAGAAAGCGTACCGCTTCAATTCAGACAACTCCAGAATCCGTTACAGCCTTTAATTCTGACGGGATTGAAAAAGCGGGTATAAATAATGTAGCCAACTTTGCCAATTTAGTGCCTAACCTTAAGTTGAGCGAAAGTCAGGCTATCGGGGTAAATTCTTTAGTAATTAGAGGGATACCTCAAATTCGAAATTCTGATGCTCCTGTTGCATTTGTAATAGATGGGGTTACAATAGCAGATCCTAGTCTGTTAAATCAAGAATTGTTTGATTTGGCTTTGATAGAAGTTGTAAAAGGACCACAAGGTGCTCTTTATGGAAAGAACGCTATTGGAGGTGCCATTAATATTTACTCTAAGGAACCTACCAATACCATGCAGAATAAAGTAACCTTGGGTTATGGTAACGGTAATGCAATAACTGGAGGTTTGGTATCATCGGGAGCCGTTAAAAAGGATAAGATTTTTTACCGCCTTTCAACACAGTACAAAAATTTTGACGGCCTGTTGACTAACGAGTTTTTAGATAAAAAAGTAGATTTCAGAAAAGAGTTTACCCTTAGAGGGCAAATGATGTTTAAACTTTCATCACAATTTAAGGCAAGTGTTACGGCTCAATATATTGATTCTAAAGGTGGAGCTACATATTATTCTACAAATCCTAGTTCTGCGGACAATGATTTCTTTGCTGTTGGTTTAGATTATTTGAATCCAAACCCGGATAAAGGTGATAACGTTATTTCGCAAGATACTTTTGGAGATTCTGAAATGCAGAATTTCTATACCAATCTTAATTTGGAATACAGTTTAGAAAATGTAAAACTACAAAGTATTACATCTTATAATAACGTGAAAAGAAAAACAGTTGGTGATTTAGATTTTATCGAAGTTTTTTGGCTCGATCAAGGCGAAACCAATGATACCAAATCTTTTAACCAAGAGCTGCGGTTAACAAATAGAAGAACAGACACAAAATTTGACTGGAGCTTAGGAGGTTTTTATCAAAATATAGAGCGTCCATTTTTTCAAAGTGATTATTTTTTAAGCGATGAATGGGCCGTTACAGATTATGTTGCCACTTTTAAGACGTTGGCAGTTTTTGGTTTCTTTGATTATAAGCTAACAGATAAATTGACTGCTTCAGCAGGGCTACGTTTTGATAGCGATAGATTTGATTTGGATGATTTGTTAAATGACCAAACCGATGAGAAAAAAGAGAATGTACTCCAACCTAAAGTCTCCCTGTCTTATCAATCTACAGAAAACGTATTGCTTTATGCAAATTATGGACGTGGATATCGTGCAGGAGGGTTTAACCCAAAAGTAACCCCACTATTCAATAGGGATTTTAAAGGAGAATTTTCCGATAATTATGAGGTTGGTTTTAAAACGTCTTCATGGAACAATCGTTTTATCTTGAATGGCTCAGTATTCTTTTCTGACTTTACCAACAGACAACAGTTTGCTATTACTGGTGATGATTTTACACCCGGTAATTTTAATTATGATAAGAGTACTATTGTTGGATTTGAATTTGACACCAAAACCAGAGTGTCTAAATATTTAGATATTTTGTTCAATTACGGATTCGTGAAATCTAAAATAACTGAAGGCGGATCTACCGGAGGCGAAAGCGGAACCGAAAGAGACCTAAATCAGTTTAATGATAAAAACACCTCCTTGGTGCCTCAAAACAACTTCAATTTAGGCTTGGCGTCAAACATTCCGTTCAATGAGAAAACTACTCTAGATCTTAGCGTGAACTACAACGGAACCGGAAAAATATATTGGGAAGATTCCAATTCGGCAGATTACACATCAGATGCCTATCAACTGTTGGATGCGCAAGCAACATTATCAATCAACAAGATTAAGTTGTCTTTATGGGCACGTAATATTTTAGATAAAAAGTATTATTTAGAATATTCTGAATCTGGATTTGGTTGGTTAGGAACACCTGCTACAGTTGGAACTACATTTACTTTTAGCTTTTAA
- the uxaC gene encoding glucuronate isomerase yields the protein MTKFLDDNFLLESKQAQSLYHEYAVQMPIIDYHNHLPPKDLAENRVFTNITKAWIDGDHYKWRAMRTLGINEKYITGDATDKEKFVKWAEAVPHTMRNPLYHWTHLELSRYFGITDTLSGKNASAVYDATTEMLQSSEFTSRGLISKMNVNMLCTTEDPTDTLKYHRQLAKSDFTTKVSTAFRPDKAILIGSETYNEYIESLEKVSNSAINTYDQLCDALRNRIEFFNANGCFVCDHGLSHLYAEDFREVEVKAIFKKRREGHQVTQEEAAKFQSAILLYLSETYHEFGWVQQFHLGALRNNNTRMLAELGPDTGWDSIGDYTQGESLSKFLDTLDRRNKLTKTILYNLNPRDNALMATMAGNFNDGSVKGKVQWGSGWWFLDQKDGMIEQINTLSNMGLISSFVGMLTDSRSFLSFPRHEYFRRILCNLFGNEMAKGELPNDMEWIGKMIQNICYNNAKEYFDL from the coding sequence GTGACGAAATTTTTAGACGATAATTTCTTACTAGAGAGTAAGCAGGCACAGTCGCTCTATCATGAGTATGCTGTTCAAATGCCTATAATAGATTACCATAATCATCTCCCGCCAAAAGACTTAGCAGAGAATCGGGTTTTTACAAATATTACAAAAGCTTGGATTGATGGGGATCATTATAAATGGAGGGCAATGAGAACTCTTGGTATTAACGAAAAGTATATCACAGGAGATGCAACGGATAAGGAAAAGTTCGTGAAATGGGCAGAAGCCGTTCCACATACCATGCGAAACCCTTTGTATCATTGGACACATCTGGAACTTTCAAGATACTTTGGTATAACCGATACCTTAAGCGGAAAAAATGCTTCTGCAGTTTACGATGCTACTACAGAAATGTTACAATCTTCAGAATTTACTTCTAGAGGGTTGATTAGTAAGATGAATGTAAATATGCTTTGTACTACTGAAGATCCAACGGATACTTTAAAATATCACAGGCAGTTGGCCAAAAGCGACTTTACAACCAAAGTGAGCACAGCCTTTAGACCAGATAAAGCCATTTTGATTGGTAGCGAAACTTACAATGAATATATTGAGAGCTTAGAGAAGGTTTCTAACTCTGCTATCAACACGTATGACCAGCTTTGTGATGCATTGCGTAATCGTATCGAATTTTTTAATGCTAACGGTTGTTTCGTGTGCGACCACGGTTTGTCTCACCTCTATGCAGAAGATTTTAGGGAAGTAGAAGTGAAAGCAATTTTCAAGAAAAGGAGAGAGGGACACCAGGTAACCCAAGAAGAGGCCGCAAAGTTCCAAAGTGCTATTTTGTTGTATCTCTCAGAAACCTATCACGAGTTTGGTTGGGTGCAACAGTTTCATTTAGGAGCGCTTCGTAATAATAATACAAGAATGTTAGCCGAACTAGGTCCTGATACCGGTTGGGATTCTATTGGTGATTATACGCAAGGCGAAAGTCTTTCTAAATTTCTGGACACCCTAGATCGTAGAAATAAGCTTACCAAAACCATACTTTATAATTTGAATCCGCGTGATAATGCTTTAATGGCAACAATGGCGGGCAACTTTAATGATGGTAGCGTTAAAGGAAAAGTTCAATGGGGTTCCGGTTGGTGGTTCTTAGACCAAAAGGATGGTATGATAGAGCAAATCAATACCCTTTCTAACATGGGCCTAATAAGTAGTTTTGTGGGAATGTTGACGGATTCTAGAAGTTTCCTTTCCTTTCCGAGACATGAATATTTCCGTCGTATTCTCTGTAATCTTTTTGGCAATGAAATGGCCAAAGGAGAATTGCCTAACGATATGGAGTGGATTGGTAAAATGATACAGAATATCTGCTACAATAATGCTAAGGAGTACTTTGATCTCTAA
- a CDS encoding M29 family metallopeptidase yields MSNTYNSETAKLSQIMIVEMFKVQLGETVAITGDNGSNRDLADALAAETKAAGGKSLILWTPKAEQDGEAGMKDWPSEVLTAALSHVDVWIELNSKVFLYSTIWEKAFENNKKLRYLIIGESSIPSLIRTFVGFEIDILEEFLNKIKVMTMKTKVITITSANGTKLTYETDSDYSFDIDSGDYSKPIFGTAPGYVNVVPKTDSMNGNIVFDMIQHADVYNTDNHLEFIMKDGRVADVKGGSEAEKYKTYLASFDDPNMYKISHNMFGFGPNIRKLCGEIVEDERIWGGVDFGFGHTSPMDMPPLGQPAKSHFDGVVGKVSIFLDAIQIVDDGVVCHPELKPLAEKLLNNS; encoded by the coding sequence ATGAGTAACACATATAATTCAGAAACAGCAAAACTCTCTCAAATAATGATAGTGGAGATGTTTAAAGTGCAACTCGGTGAGACCGTTGCTATAACGGGAGATAATGGTTCAAATAGAGATTTAGCCGATGCTTTGGCGGCAGAGACCAAAGCTGCAGGAGGTAAATCATTAATTTTATGGACCCCAAAAGCAGAACAAGACGGAGAAGCCGGTATGAAAGATTGGCCATCAGAAGTCCTAACAGCTGCTTTGAGTCATGTTGATGTTTGGATTGAATTAAATTCTAAAGTCTTCCTATATTCAACCATTTGGGAAAAAGCATTTGAGAACAACAAGAAATTGAGATATTTAATTATTGGCGAAAGTTCTATTCCTTCTTTAATACGCACGTTTGTAGGTTTTGAGATTGATATTTTAGAAGAGTTTTTGAATAAAATTAAAGTAATGACTATGAAAACAAAAGTCATTACCATAACCAGTGCCAATGGCACAAAACTTACTTATGAAACGGATTCTGATTATTCGTTCGATATTGATAGTGGGGATTATTCGAAACCCATATTTGGTACTGCGCCGGGTTATGTCAACGTTGTTCCAAAAACAGATAGCATGAATGGCAATATTGTTTTTGATATGATACAGCATGCAGATGTGTATAACACAGACAATCATTTAGAATTTATAATGAAAGACGGAAGGGTTGCTGATGTAAAAGGTGGGTCTGAAGCTGAAAAATACAAGACCTATTTAGCTTCTTTCGATGATCCAAATATGTATAAGATTTCTCATAATATGTTTGGCTTTGGTCCAAATATTAGAAAATTATGTGGAGAAATTGTGGAAGATGAACGTATTTGGGGGGGCGTAGATTTTGGTTTCGGTCATACGAGTCCAATGGATATGCCACCTCTTGGCCAGCCGGCTAAATCTCATTTTGATGGTGTTGTCGGAAAAGTAAGTATCTTTTTAGACGCTATTCAAATCGTGGATGACGGTGTCGTTTGCCATCCTGAATTAAAGCCATTAGCAGAAAAATTACTAAACAACTCGTAA
- a CDS encoding GH1 family beta-glucosidase, with protein sequence MTHTSEQSSFNLDSKDFGEDFVWGVSTAAYQIEGAHDAHGKGASIWDEFVTKKGTIFENQHGQIACDFYNKYRDDILLMQSMNINHFRFSLSWSRILPEGTGRVNQKGIEFYNDVINFCLECGVTPWITLYHWDLPQALEKLGGWTNRKILDWFEDYVKICADTFGDRVKHWMVLNEPMVFTGAGYFLGVHAPGKKGLRNFIPSIHHAVLCQALGGRLLRKIVPGAIIGTTFSCSQITPRSNSKKDLKAADKADALLNRLFIEPSLGLGYPDQSIPVLRKIKKYERPEDAQNSIFEFDFIGIQNYTREVVRHSYTVPYLRAKIVKAPVRNVQTTLMDWEVYPPSIYEMLKKFNTYKGVKKILITENGAAFEDTLKDGAVTDLERTSYLQNYLKQVHKASSEGLKVSGYFVWTFTDNFEWAEGYYPRFGLVHIDFKTLKRTIKTSGKWYRDFLGKKEQKEVFKTKKTDVPIG encoded by the coding sequence ATGACGCATACAAGTGAGCAATCATCATTTAATTTGGATTCTAAGGATTTTGGTGAAGATTTTGTTTGGGGGGTTTCTACCGCTGCTTATCAAATTGAAGGCGCACATGATGCGCATGGAAAAGGAGCTTCTATTTGGGATGAATTTGTTACTAAAAAAGGAACCATTTTTGAAAATCAGCACGGACAGATAGCCTGTGATTTCTACAACAAGTACAGAGATGATATCCTTTTAATGCAATCGATGAATATTAATCACTTTCGGTTTTCATTGTCCTGGTCCAGAATACTACCAGAAGGAACGGGAAGAGTAAATCAAAAAGGAATAGAATTCTATAATGATGTTATTAATTTTTGTTTGGAATGTGGTGTTACGCCATGGATAACACTTTATCATTGGGATTTACCCCAAGCTCTAGAAAAATTGGGCGGTTGGACAAATCGGAAAATTTTAGATTGGTTTGAAGATTATGTAAAAATATGTGCAGACACCTTTGGTGACCGCGTAAAGCATTGGATGGTGCTAAACGAACCTATGGTATTTACCGGAGCTGGTTATTTTTTGGGTGTGCATGCTCCAGGAAAGAAAGGGCTTAGAAATTTTATACCCTCCATACATCATGCGGTTTTATGCCAAGCTTTAGGAGGACGATTACTACGTAAAATAGTGCCGGGCGCAATTATAGGAACTACTTTCTCATGTTCTCAAATTACGCCGCGATCAAATAGTAAAAAAGACCTTAAAGCAGCTGATAAGGCAGATGCTCTTTTAAACCGTCTTTTTATTGAACCTAGTTTAGGTCTCGGTTATCCTGACCAAAGTATTCCCGTGCTACGGAAAATTAAAAAGTACGAAAGACCGGAAGATGCGCAAAACAGTATTTTTGAGTTTGACTTTATCGGTATTCAAAATTATACCCGAGAGGTGGTTAGGCATAGTTATACCGTACCTTATCTAAGAGCCAAAATTGTAAAAGCACCTGTACGAAACGTTCAGACTACACTAATGGACTGGGAGGTTTACCCACCTAGCATTTATGAGATGTTGAAAAAATTCAACACTTACAAAGGTGTTAAAAAGATATTGATTACCGAAAATGGAGCTGCTTTTGAAGACACTTTAAAGGATGGAGCAGTTACCGATTTAGAACGAACCTCCTATCTTCAAAATTATTTAAAACAAGTACACAAAGCCAGCTCAGAAGGACTTAAAGTCTCAGGTTACTTTGTGTGGACTTTTACGGATAACTTCGAATGGGCCGAAGGGTATTACCCTAGATTCGGTTTGGTACACATCGACTTTAAAACTTTAAAACGGACTATTAAGACCTCTGGAAAATGGTATCGTGATTTTTTAGGAAAGAAAGAACAAAAAGAAGTCTTTAAAACCAAAAAAACCGATGTCCCCATCGGCTAA
- a CDS encoding UDP-2,3-diacylglucosamine diphosphatase gives MKKRPVDIVVISDIHLGTYGCHAKELIQYLKSINPKQIVLNGDIVDIWQFNKRYWPKSHMKVVKLLMEWITKGVKVHYITGNHDEMMRKFSGFNLGSFSIVNKLVLPVHGKKAWIFHGDVFDVTMQHSKWLAKLGAIGYDTLILINSAVNFCYKKLGKGPVSMSKKIKNSVKSAVKFINNFEQTAADIAIENEFDYVICGHIHQPEIKSIKTDNGSVMYLNSGDWIENLTALEYVKGEWTLYRYEDDKHIQANNSDSNDHVEMLEKKELFQSLMAEFNAMVTSKVSKDQPQNTH, from the coding sequence ATGAAAAAAAGACCAGTAGATATTGTTGTCATTTCAGACATACACCTTGGCACATACGGTTGTCACGCAAAAGAACTTATTCAGTATTTAAAGTCCATCAACCCTAAGCAAATAGTACTCAACGGCGATATTGTAGACATATGGCAGTTTAATAAACGGTATTGGCCAAAATCCCATATGAAAGTTGTAAAACTGCTTATGGAGTGGATTACCAAAGGAGTAAAAGTGCACTACATTACTGGTAATCATGATGAAATGATGCGTAAGTTTTCAGGTTTTAACCTAGGTTCTTTCAGTATAGTTAATAAACTAGTCTTACCTGTTCATGGCAAAAAAGCTTGGATTTTTCATGGCGATGTTTTTGACGTTACCATGCAACACTCTAAATGGCTAGCAAAACTGGGTGCTATTGGGTACGACACCCTCATACTCATAAATAGCGCGGTAAACTTCTGTTATAAAAAATTGGGAAAAGGTCCTGTTTCCATGTCCAAAAAAATAAAGAACAGCGTAAAATCTGCTGTGAAGTTTATTAATAATTTTGAGCAAACTGCGGCCGACATTGCCATAGAGAATGAATTTGACTATGTCATCTGTGGACATATTCACCAGCCGGAAATTAAATCTATTAAAACCGATAACGGTTCCGTAATGTATCTAAATTCCGGTGATTGGATTGAAAACCTCACCGCGTTAGAATACGTTAAAGGCGAATGGACATTATACAGATATGAAGATGACAAGCACATTCAAGCAAATAATTCAGATAGTAATGACCACGTTGAAATGTTGGAAAAAAAAGAGCTTTTCCAAAGTTTAATGGCGGAGTTCAATGCCATGGTAACATCAAAAGTGAGCAAAGATCAACCTCAAAACACACATTAG
- a CDS encoding glycosyltransferase family protein, with protein sequence MKVLYAIQGTGNGHLSRARDIIPALQSRNIELDILVSGTQADIKLPYPIKYQLNGWSFIFGKKGGVDMWRTYLKTNAARIKKEIKSIPVAEYDLVINDFEPISAWACKAKNLPCVALSHQSAVLSRYAPKPKQKDHLGKIILEKYAPSTSQYGFHFKNYDDNIFTPIIRQDVRSTKTTLGEHYTVYLPSYSDEKILKMLSQIKDVKWQIFSKHNQKEFLSKNITIRPITNEAFVNSMASSRGILCGAGFETPAEALYMQKKLLVIPMKGQYEQQCNAAALKDMGVPVIKSLKMKQLDKIKTWINTEAKIDVNYPDLTDEIIKSVLEESLTFEKDKQF encoded by the coding sequence ATGAAAGTACTCTATGCTATACAAGGCACGGGAAATGGACATCTAAGTAGGGCCCGTGATATCATTCCCGCTTTACAGAGCAGAAATATTGAACTAGATATATTGGTCAGCGGCACCCAAGCAGACATTAAGTTACCCTACCCCATAAAATATCAACTCAATGGTTGGAGTTTCATTTTTGGAAAAAAAGGCGGTGTTGATATGTGGCGCACCTATTTAAAAACAAATGCCGCCAGAATAAAAAAAGAAATCAAAAGTATTCCCGTGGCGGAATATGATTTAGTGATAAACGATTTTGAACCTATATCTGCTTGGGCCTGCAAAGCCAAGAACCTACCATGTGTGGCTCTTAGTCATCAATCGGCTGTTTTATCTCGCTATGCTCCCAAACCGAAACAAAAAGACCATCTGGGCAAAATTATACTTGAAAAGTATGCGCCTTCTACCTCACAATACGGATTTCATTTTAAGAATTATGACGATAACATATTCACACCCATTATTAGGCAAGATGTAAGGTCTACCAAAACTACCCTGGGAGAACATTACACAGTTTACCTTCCTTCCTATAGCGATGAAAAAATTCTAAAAATGCTCTCGCAAATTAAGGATGTAAAATGGCAAATATTCTCAAAACATAACCAGAAAGAGTTTCTCTCAAAGAACATTACCATTAGACCCATCACCAACGAAGCTTTCGTTAACAGTATGGCAAGTAGTAGGGGTATACTTTGTGGTGCAGGATTTGAAACCCCCGCCGAAGCTTTATACATGCAAAAGAAATTATTAGTTATTCCTATGAAAGGCCAATATGAGCAACAATGTAATGCGGCAGCATTAAAAGATATGGGTGTTCCGGTAATTAAATCGTTAAAAATGAAGCAGCTGGACAAAATTAAAACTTGGATTAACACGGAGGCCAAGATAGATGTGAACTACCCTGACCTAACAGATGAAATAATTAAATCCGTTTTAGAAGAATCATTAACGTTTGAAAAAGACAAACAATTTTAA